Proteins encoded together in one Thermomonospora curvata DSM 43183 window:
- the rplM gene encoding 50S ribosomal protein L13 gives MRTYTPKPADVQRQWYVIDATDVVLGRLASQVATLLRGKHKPIYAPHVDTGDFVIVVNADKVALTGNKREQKRAYRHSGYPGGLRSITYKDFLAKHPERAVEKAIKGMLPKNSLGRRMFKKVKVYAGPDHPHQAQRPIPYEITQIAQ, from the coding sequence GTGCGCACGTACACCCCTAAGCCCGCTGACGTGCAGCGTCAGTGGTACGTCATCGATGCGACCGATGTCGTGCTGGGTCGGCTTGCCAGCCAGGTCGCGACCCTGCTGCGGGGGAAGCACAAGCCGATCTACGCGCCGCATGTGGACACCGGCGACTTCGTGATCGTCGTCAATGCCGACAAGGTGGCGCTGACCGGCAACAAGCGGGAGCAGAAGCGGGCCTACCGCCACTCCGGCTACCCGGGCGGGCTGCGGTCGATCACCTACAAGGACTTCCTGGCCAAGCACCCCGAGCGAGCGGTCGAGAAGGCCATCAAGGGCATGCTCCCCAAGAACTCGCTCGGGCGCCGGATGTTCAAGAAGGTGAAGGTCTACGCCGGCCCGGACCACCCGCACCAGGCCCAGCGGCCGATCCCCTACGAGATCACCCAGATCGCGCAGTGA
- a CDS encoding CAP domain-containing protein, with the protein MRSPRHGSAPRKESGRGSRRRRALVTTAIVTGAALAVGTGVALDRLVVPAVTGEPQSTGALPAPGPRADAAEGAPTGPANAPESGATAPQAPDELARSFAEQSQPLKELRMRLRDRDGAQSPKPEGSGSGGGSGDSGSGGGDSGGDSGGGGGSGGSGGGSGGDTSPPPSGLTGMEAQVVELTNQERAKAGCPALRVDGRLVAAARAHSADMAAKGYFSHTSPSGETFADRIKKAGYPSPGAENIAMGYPTAAAVMKGWMNSSGHRANILNCGLKAIGVGVQTGSGGPWWTQTFGWA; encoded by the coding sequence ATGCGTTCCCCCCGCCATGGATCAGCCCCCCGCAAGGAATCCGGCCGCGGCTCCCGGCGCCGGCGCGCCCTGGTCACGACGGCGATCGTGACCGGCGCCGCGCTGGCCGTCGGCACCGGCGTGGCGCTGGACCGCCTGGTGGTGCCGGCGGTCACCGGTGAGCCGCAGAGCACCGGCGCGCTCCCCGCGCCCGGCCCTCGGGCCGATGCGGCCGAAGGCGCTCCCACCGGCCCCGCAAACGCCCCGGAAAGCGGCGCCACCGCGCCGCAGGCCCCCGACGAGCTCGCCCGGTCGTTCGCCGAGCAGTCCCAGCCCTTGAAGGAACTGCGCATGCGGCTGCGCGACCGCGACGGCGCGCAAAGCCCCAAGCCGGAAGGATCCGGCTCAGGCGGCGGCTCCGGCGACAGCGGCTCCGGCGGCGGTGACTCGGGCGGAGACTCCGGCGGCGGTGGCGGATCCGGCGGCTCCGGCGGCGGCTCCGGCGGCGACACCTCCCCTCCGCCCTCCGGCCTGACCGGGATGGAGGCGCAGGTGGTGGAGCTGACCAACCAGGAACGCGCCAAGGCCGGCTGCCCGGCGCTGCGCGTGGACGGCCGCCTGGTGGCGGCCGCGCGGGCGCACTCGGCGGACATGGCCGCCAAGGGCTACTTCAGCCACACCTCCCCCAGCGGCGAGACCTTCGCCGACCGCATCAAGAAGGCCGGCTACCCCAGCCCGGGCGCCGAGAACATCGCCATGGGCTACCCCACCGCGGCCGCCGTCATGAAAGGCTGGATGAACAGCTCCGGCCACCGCGCCAACATCCTCAACTGCGGGCTGAAGGCGATCGGGGTCGGCGTGCAGACCGGCTCCGGCGGCCCGTGGTGGACGCAGACCTTCGGGTGGGCTTAA
- a CDS encoding ABC transporter permease — MNATIALITLRAMLGRRRVWLLLALPMMLLALAVALVVTGNTDTGTAAGVLERFALATLLPLLALIAGTGVIGPEIDDGQIMYILTKPIPRHVVVVTKLAVAIGLVTVFAVVPTVLAGMVLVGDAARLTSAFAAGTLAAGIAYTAVFVALAVAVRNAVTVGLLYALVWESLLGAFVPGARSLSIQDWGLSVADAITSASAVHASVRTPAAVLLLVCVTVLATVAAAMRLRTVTVTGAE, encoded by the coding sequence ATGAACGCGACGATCGCCCTGATCACGCTGCGGGCGATGCTGGGCCGGCGGCGGGTGTGGCTGCTGCTGGCGCTGCCGATGATGCTGCTTGCGCTGGCGGTGGCGCTGGTGGTGACCGGCAACACCGACACGGGCACCGCGGCCGGGGTGCTGGAGCGCTTCGCGCTGGCCACGCTGCTGCCGCTGCTGGCGCTGATCGCCGGGACGGGGGTGATCGGCCCGGAGATCGACGACGGCCAGATCATGTACATCCTGACCAAGCCGATCCCCCGGCACGTGGTGGTGGTCACCAAGCTGGCGGTGGCGATCGGGCTGGTGACGGTGTTCGCGGTGGTGCCGACGGTGCTGGCCGGCATGGTGCTGGTCGGCGATGCCGCCCGCCTGACGTCGGCGTTCGCCGCCGGGACGCTGGCGGCCGGCATCGCCTACACCGCGGTGTTCGTGGCGCTGGCGGTGGCCGTCCGCAACGCGGTGACGGTCGGGTTGCTGTATGCGCTGGTGTGGGAGTCGCTGCTGGGCGCTTTCGTGCCGGGCGCCCGGTCGCTCTCCATCCAGGATTGGGGCCTGTCGGTGGCCGACGCGATCACCTCCGCCTCCGCGGTGCACGCGTCGGTGCGCACCCCGGCGGCGGTGCTGCTGCTGGTGTGCGTCACCGTGCTCGCCACGGTCGCGGCGGCGATGCGGCTGCGGACCGTGACGGTCACCGGCGCCGAATGA
- a CDS encoding HNH endonuclease family protein produces the protein MNFRRPGLIMAAAAVAASGCSVHIDTGDQGPSAGGVKPDAAAVTAARRDLRTLAVAPEGAGRGYAREKFGQRWRDIDRNGCDQRNDVLARDLQQVRRRDGCVVVSGTLQDPYTGKTISFRKSDAAEVQIDHIYPLALAWRMGAYRWSAQRREQFANDHDNLLAVWGVPNGQKGDSGPGEWQPQKAYQCVYGVKYIAVARKYGLPVTRADRDALEDFLNRC, from the coding sequence ATGAACTTCCGGCGGCCGGGCCTGATCATGGCGGCCGCGGCGGTGGCGGCGTCCGGGTGCAGCGTCCACATCGACACCGGCGACCAGGGCCCTTCCGCAGGCGGCGTGAAACCGGACGCCGCCGCCGTCACGGCGGCCCGCAGGGATCTGCGGACGCTCGCGGTGGCCCCCGAGGGCGCCGGGCGCGGCTATGCGCGGGAGAAGTTCGGGCAGCGCTGGCGCGACATCGACCGCAACGGCTGCGACCAGCGCAACGACGTCCTGGCCCGCGATCTGCAGCAGGTGCGGCGGCGCGACGGCTGCGTCGTGGTGTCGGGCACGCTGCAGGACCCCTACACCGGCAAGACCATCTCCTTCCGCAAGTCGGATGCCGCCGAGGTGCAGATCGACCACATCTACCCGCTGGCGCTGGCCTGGCGGATGGGCGCCTACCGATGGAGCGCGCAGCGCCGCGAGCAGTTCGCCAACGACCACGACAACCTGCTGGCGGTGTGGGGCGTGCCCAACGGCCAAAAGGGCGACTCCGGGCCTGGCGAATGGCAGCCGCAGAAGGCCTACCAGTGCGTCTACGGGGTCAAGTACATCGCCGTGGCCCGCAAGTACGGCCTGCCGGTGACCCGCGCCGACCGCGACGCCCTGGAGGACTTCCTCAACCGCTGCTGA
- a CDS encoding ABC transporter ATP-binding protein has product MSVLRLENVSRWYGNVVAVNGVSMTIGPGVTGLLGPNGAGKSTLIHMMGGFLPPSSGTVTLDGEPVWDNPGVYRRLGLVPERETAYDFLTGRQFVLAMAKLFKLPDPGAATDRALALVEMTHAQHRRIGKYSKGMKQRIKMASALVHDPPVLLLDEPFNGMDPRQRLQLMDLIRRMAAEGRTILFSSHILEEVERVAGHIEVVVAGRHAASGDFRAIRRLMSDRPHQFLVRSSDDRALAAAIIADGSARAVELTGKGIRVQATDFRRFTWLLPRLSREKGVRLWEVSPADESLESVFSYLVNR; this is encoded by the coding sequence GTGAGCGTGCTGCGGTTGGAGAACGTGTCCCGCTGGTACGGCAACGTGGTGGCGGTCAACGGGGTCTCGATGACCATCGGGCCGGGGGTGACCGGGCTGCTGGGCCCCAACGGGGCGGGCAAGTCCACCCTGATCCACATGATGGGCGGCTTCCTGCCCCCCTCCTCCGGCACCGTCACCCTGGACGGCGAGCCGGTGTGGGACAACCCGGGCGTCTACCGGCGGCTGGGGCTGGTGCCCGAGCGGGAGACCGCCTATGACTTCCTGACCGGCAGGCAGTTCGTGCTGGCCATGGCCAAGCTGTTCAAGCTGCCCGACCCGGGCGCGGCCACCGACCGGGCGCTGGCCCTGGTGGAGATGACGCACGCCCAGCACCGCCGGATCGGCAAGTACTCCAAGGGCATGAAGCAGCGGATCAAGATGGCCTCGGCGCTGGTGCACGACCCGCCGGTGCTGCTGCTGGACGAGCCGTTCAACGGCATGGACCCGCGCCAGCGGCTGCAGCTGATGGACCTGATCCGGCGGATGGCCGCCGAGGGCCGCACCATCTTGTTCAGCTCGCACATCCTGGAGGAGGTGGAACGCGTCGCCGGGCACATCGAGGTGGTGGTGGCCGGCCGGCACGCCGCCTCCGGCGACTTCCGGGCGATCCGCCGCCTGATGAGCGACCGGCCGCACCAGTTCCTGGTGCGCTCCAGCGACGACCGGGCGCTGGCCGCGGCGATCATCGCGGACGGCTCGGCGCGCGCGGTGGAGCTGACCGGCAAGGGCATCCGGGTGCAGGCCACCGACTTCCGCCGCTTCACCTGGCTGCTGCCCCGGCTGTCCCGCGAGAAGGGGGTGCGGCTGTGGGAGGTCTCCCCGGCGGACGAGTCGCTGGAGAGCGTCTTTTCCTACCTGGTGAACCGGTGA
- a CDS encoding ABC transporter ATP-binding protein, producing MPIIATQGLTMRFPGVTALNDLTVAVEPGVVGLVGANGAGKSTLIKILLGLLPPTSGRAWVLDLDVAHQGALIRERVGYMPEYDCLPPDVSATDFVVHMARMSGLPPAAARERAADTLRHVGLHEERYRPIGGYSTGMRQKVKLAQALVHDPQLVFLDEPTNGLDPAGRDEMLELIRRIGTEFGISVLVTSHLLGELERTCDHVVVIDGGRLLRSQPVAEFTADSGTLAVEVEEGRDALGHRLADAGLSVRPDGRLLLVDVAGEHTYDLIRDAVVELNLCLIRMERRRHHIEEVFTAPQDAWRQAPPMPGPPPPATAPPVPPAAPVGFTSPPAGPPGGHPWTPPPGGAADGRGSGA from the coding sequence ATGCCGATCATCGCCACCCAAGGGCTGACGATGAGGTTTCCCGGGGTGACCGCTCTGAACGACCTCACCGTGGCCGTGGAACCGGGAGTGGTGGGGCTGGTCGGCGCCAACGGCGCCGGCAAGTCCACGCTCATCAAGATCCTGCTGGGGCTGCTGCCGCCCACCTCCGGCCGCGCCTGGGTGCTGGATCTGGACGTGGCCCATCAGGGCGCGCTGATCCGGGAGCGGGTCGGCTACATGCCCGAGTACGACTGCCTGCCGCCGGATGTGTCGGCCACCGACTTCGTGGTGCACATGGCCCGCATGAGCGGGCTGCCGCCCGCCGCGGCCCGCGAACGCGCCGCCGACACGCTGCGGCACGTGGGGCTGCACGAGGAGCGCTACCGGCCGATCGGCGGCTACTCCACCGGCATGCGGCAGAAGGTCAAACTGGCCCAGGCGCTGGTGCACGACCCGCAGCTGGTGTTCCTGGACGAGCCCACCAACGGGCTGGACCCGGCCGGGCGCGATGAGATGCTGGAGCTGATCCGGCGGATCGGCACCGAGTTCGGCATCAGCGTGCTGGTCACCTCGCATCTGCTGGGAGAGCTGGAGCGCACCTGCGACCACGTGGTGGTCATCGACGGCGGGCGGCTGCTGCGCTCCCAGCCCGTGGCGGAGTTCACCGCCGACAGCGGGACGCTGGCGGTGGAGGTCGAGGAGGGCCGCGACGCCCTCGGGCACCGCCTGGCCGATGCGGGACTGTCGGTGCGCCCGGACGGGCGGCTGCTGCTGGTGGACGTGGCCGGAGAGCACACCTACGACCTCATCCGGGACGCGGTGGTCGAGCTGAACCTGTGCCTGATCCGCATGGAGCGCCGCCGCCACCACATCGAGGAGGTCTTCACCGCGCCGCAGGACGCCTGGCGGCAGGCCCCGCCGATGCCCGGCCCGCCGCCCCCGGCGACCGCGCCGCCCGTCCCACCGGCCGCGCCCGTGGGCTTCACATCGCCCCCCGCCGGGCCGCCGGGCGGCCACCCGTGGACGCCGCCACCCGGGGGAGCGGCCGATGGAAGGGGGAGCGGGGCATGA
- the glmM gene encoding phosphoglucosamine mutase: MGRLFGTDGVRGVAGRDLTARLAMDLSVAAARVLGEAGAFAGHRPVAVVGRDPRASGEFLEAAVVAGLAGAGVDVLLLGVLPTPAVAYLTRALEADLGVMLSASHNPAPDNGIKFFDRSGYKLADEIEDRIEAQLGADWQGPTGADVGRVRDAHGAVEQYVAHLLSTLPASLDGLRVVVDCANGAASSIAPEALRRAGAEVTAIGNAPDGLNINAGCGSTHLEALRAAVIAQGADAGIAHDGDADRCLAVTASGEVVDGDQIMAILATELREAGRLAGDTVVATVMSNLGFKIAMREAGIGVVETAVGDRYVLEAMKAGGYTLGGEQSGHVIMLEHATTGDGLLTGLHLLATMARRERSLEELAKVMHRLPQVLVNVRGVDKTKVGASPELAEAVTEAEKELGDGGRVLIRPSGTEPMVRVMVEAPTQEQAQRVADRLAEVVRTAL; this comes from the coding sequence GTGGGCCGTTTGTTCGGAACCGATGGGGTGCGTGGGGTCGCCGGCCGTGACCTGACGGCACGGCTGGCCATGGACCTGTCCGTGGCGGCGGCGCGGGTGCTGGGCGAGGCCGGCGCGTTCGCCGGGCACCGGCCGGTGGCCGTGGTGGGGCGCGACCCGCGCGCCTCCGGCGAGTTCCTGGAGGCGGCCGTGGTCGCCGGGCTGGCCGGGGCCGGGGTGGACGTGCTGCTGCTGGGGGTGCTGCCCACCCCGGCGGTGGCGTACCTGACCCGCGCCCTGGAGGCCGATCTGGGGGTCATGCTGTCGGCCTCGCACAACCCGGCGCCCGACAACGGGATCAAGTTCTTCGACCGCAGCGGCTACAAGCTGGCCGACGAGATCGAAGACCGCATCGAGGCCCAGCTCGGCGCGGACTGGCAGGGGCCGACCGGGGCGGACGTGGGCCGCGTCCGCGACGCCCACGGGGCGGTCGAGCAATACGTGGCGCACCTGCTGTCCACGCTGCCGGCCTCGCTGGACGGGCTGCGCGTGGTGGTGGACTGCGCCAACGGGGCGGCCTCGTCCATCGCGCCGGAGGCGCTGCGCCGGGCCGGCGCCGAGGTGACCGCCATCGGGAACGCCCCCGACGGGCTCAACATCAACGCCGGCTGCGGCTCCACCCACCTGGAGGCGCTGCGGGCCGCGGTGATCGCCCAGGGCGCCGACGCCGGCATCGCCCACGACGGGGACGCCGACCGCTGCCTGGCGGTCACCGCCTCCGGCGAGGTGGTCGACGGCGACCAGATCATGGCGATCCTGGCCACCGAGCTGCGCGAGGCGGGCCGGCTGGCCGGGGACACCGTGGTGGCCACCGTGATGTCCAACCTGGGCTTCAAGATCGCGATGCGCGAGGCCGGGATCGGCGTGGTGGAGACCGCGGTGGGCGACCGCTACGTGCTGGAGGCCATGAAGGCCGGCGGCTACACCCTGGGCGGCGAGCAGTCCGGCCACGTGATCATGCTGGAGCACGCCACCACCGGGGACGGGCTGCTGACCGGCCTGCACCTGCTGGCGACCATGGCCCGCCGGGAGCGCTCCCTGGAGGAGCTGGCCAAGGTGATGCACCGGCTGCCGCAGGTGCTGGTCAACGTGCGCGGCGTGGACAAGACCAAGGTCGGCGCCTCCCCGGAGCTGGCCGAGGCCGTCACCGAGGCGGAAAAGGAGCTCGGCGACGGCGGCCGGGTGCTGATCCGGCCCAGCGGCACCGAGCCCATGGTCCGCGTGATGGTGGAGGCCCCCACCCAGGAGCAGGCCCAGCGGGTCGCCGACCGCCTCGCCGAGGTCGTCCGCACCGCCCTGTGA
- the rpsI gene encoding 30S ribosomal protein S9, whose translation MAENSGIETPVEGAEYDEYEEYPSEYTTETPEAPAEYGAQPVAVGAASATGRRKEAIARVRVMPGTGNWTINGRTLENYFPNKVHQQMVNEPFVQLGAEGQFDVIARVGGGGVTGQAGALRMGVARALQIIDPDHRPTLKKAGFLTRDARVKERKKAGLKKARKAPQYSKR comes from the coding sequence GTGGCCGAGAACAGCGGCATCGAGACGCCCGTCGAGGGTGCCGAGTACGACGAGTACGAGGAGTACCCGTCGGAGTACACCACCGAGACGCCCGAGGCCCCGGCCGAGTACGGGGCCCAGCCGGTCGCGGTCGGCGCGGCCTCGGCCACCGGCCGCCGCAAGGAGGCCATCGCCCGGGTCCGGGTCATGCCGGGCACCGGCAACTGGACGATCAACGGCCGGACGCTGGAGAACTACTTCCCCAACAAGGTTCACCAGCAGATGGTCAACGAGCCGTTCGTCCAGCTCGGCGCCGAGGGCCAGTTCGACGTGATCGCCCGCGTCGGCGGCGGTGGCGTGACCGGTCAGGCCGGTGCGCTGCGGATGGGCGTCGCCCGCGCCCTGCAGATCATCGACCCCGACCACCGGCCGACCCTGAAGAAGGCCGGGTTCCTGACCCGGGACGCCCGGGTCAAGGAGCGCAAGAAGGCCGGCCTGAAGAAGGCCCGCAAGGCTCCGCAGTACAGCAAGCGCTGA